The proteins below come from a single Pedobacter aquae genomic window:
- a CDS encoding sialate O-acetylesterase: MQFKIISIIFLSVLLITKAFAQDKNFHIYLCFGQSNMEGHAKFEAQDTVNVNERFKVMETINCPNLNRTIGNWYTAKPPLTRCHTGLSPADYFGRTLVANLPKNVKVGIINVSVGGCKIELFNKDNFESYVSTSPNWLQNMVKEYDGNPYQKLVDMAKIAQKSGVIKGILMHQGESNTGDTLWTKKVKLVYNNLLKDLKLEESTTPLLAGELVSAEQGGACASMNPIINTLPQTIKNAHIISSKDCEAVSDHLHFSAAGYRKLGARYAEKMLSLQGIRLQVE; this comes from the coding sequence ATGCAATTTAAAATTATAAGTATTATATTCTTATCTGTTCTTTTAATAACGAAAGCTTTTGCGCAAGACAAAAACTTTCATATTTATTTATGTTTTGGACAATCAAATATGGAAGGTCATGCAAAATTTGAAGCTCAAGATACGGTAAACGTTAACGAACGTTTTAAAGTGATGGAGACTATTAATTGCCCCAATTTAAATAGAACTATTGGAAACTGGTATACTGCTAAACCTCCATTAACAAGATGCCATACGGGCTTAAGCCCTGCCGATTATTTTGGACGCACATTGGTTGCTAACTTACCTAAAAATGTTAAAGTTGGCATTATTAACGTCTCAGTTGGTGGTTGTAAAATAGAGCTTTTTAACAAAGATAATTTTGAAAGTTACGTAAGTACATCTCCTAATTGGCTTCAAAATATGGTTAAGGAGTATGATGGAAATCCTTACCAAAAATTAGTTGATATGGCTAAAATTGCTCAAAAAAGTGGGGTAATTAAAGGTATTTTAATGCATCAAGGAGAATCAAATACGGGAGATACCTTATGGACTAAAAAAGTGAAATTGGTTTATAATAACTTATTGAAAGATTTAAAACTTGAAGAAAGCACTACTCCTTTATTAGCTGGTGAACTGGTAAGTGCAGAGCAAGGTGGCGCTTGCGCAAGTATGAATCCTATTATCAATACACTACCACAAACCATCAAAAATGCACATATTATATCTTCTAAAGATTGTGAAGCTGTAAGTGATCATTTACACTTTAGTGCCGCAGGTTATAGAAAATTGGGTGCTCGTTATGCCGAAAAAATGCTTTCGCTCCAAGGTATTAGATTACAAGTTGAATAA
- a CDS encoding endo-1,4-beta-xylanase, translated as MGVAVRPQDFKGEEAKLILSQFNSITAENVMKMGPIHPIENKFYWKDADEIVDFAQKNKLKVRGHALCWHAQTPRWLYVDQEGKTVSKDVLLKRLENHIDSVVTRYKGKIYAYDVVNEAIDDGQNTYRKSKLYEIAGEDFIAKSFEYAHKADPKAVLFYNDYNTEIPAKREKIYTMLKSLLAKGVPIHGVGLQAHWSINSPTREELEKSIEMFSSLGLQIQFTELDVSVYAGRQGGQLSNGSRKIEEAVFTPEMEQQQLEKYQMIFEVFRKYKKNITGVTFWNLSDKYSWLDGRGRKNYPLLFDKELKPKKAYNAVINF; from the coding sequence ATTGGCGTAGCGGTACGTCCTCAGGATTTTAAAGGAGAAGAAGCCAAACTCATTTTGTCTCAATTTAACAGTATTACTGCCGAAAACGTTATGAAGATGGGCCCTATTCATCCAATAGAAAACAAATTCTATTGGAAAGATGCTGATGAAATTGTTGATTTTGCTCAAAAGAATAAGCTTAAGGTAAGAGGCCATGCCCTTTGCTGGCATGCACAAACTCCTCGTTGGTTATATGTAGACCAAGAAGGTAAAACGGTTTCTAAAGATGTGCTTTTAAAACGATTAGAAAACCATATTGATAGCGTTGTAACCAGATATAAAGGTAAAATTTACGCTTATGATGTGGTTAATGAGGCAATAGACGATGGTCAAAATACTTACAGAAAATCTAAACTTTACGAAATTGCTGGAGAAGATTTTATTGCAAAATCTTTCGAATACGCCCATAAAGCAGATCCAAAAGCAGTTTTGTTTTATAACGACTATAATACTGAGATTCCAGCTAAAAGAGAGAAAATTTATACCATGTTAAAAAGTCTTTTAGCTAAAGGTGTTCCTATTCATGGTGTAGGCTTGCAAGCACATTGGTCTATAAATTCCCCTACTCGTGAAGAATTAGAAAAATCTATTGAAATGTTTTCGTCATTAGGCCTACAAATCCAGTTTACTGAGTTAGATGTTTCTGTTTATGCAGGCAGACAAGGTGGACAATTATCAAATGGTAGTAGAAAAATTGAAGAAGCTGTTTTTACACCGGAAATGGAACAACAGCAACTAGAAAAATATCAGATGATTTTTGAGGTTTTTAGAAAGTATAAGAAAAATATAACTGGCGTTACTTTTTGGAACTTATCTGATAAATATAGCTGGTTAGATGGTAGAGGTAGAAAAAACTATCCATTACTATTTGATAAAGAGCTTAAGCCAAAAAAGGCCTACAATGCAGTTATTAATTTTTAA
- a CDS encoding endo-1,4-beta-xylanase: MLKFHKSLLFITVLACFIAGIAFKSINRKDVNKGLKSYYTSYFPVGVAVGARNLSGQSAEFIVKNFNSITPENAMKMGPIHPEENRYFWAEADSIVSFAQHHNLKVRGHNLCWHEQTPNWMFKNADGSEVSKEVLLRRLKDHINTVVKRYKGKIYVWDVVNEAIDDDSTKYLRNSQWYKICGEDFIIKAFEYAHEADPEAKLFYNDYNTERPEKTERVYRLVKSLVDKKVPIHGVGLQGHWSIFEPSEQELRNTINKFSSLGLEVQITELDMSVYRWEKERRPKRPDESDEYTAELQQKQAEQYQKVFQIFRDNKDKVTSVTFWNISDRYTWLDNYPVPGRKNYPLLFDTNFQPKQAYWSVVNFK; this comes from the coding sequence ATGTTAAAGTTTCACAAATCATTATTGTTTATTACTGTATTAGCTTGTTTTATTGCAGGTATAGCATTTAAAAGCATTAATCGAAAAGATGTTAATAAGGGATTAAAAAGTTATTATACTTCTTACTTTCCGGTTGGAGTTGCAGTAGGCGCAAGAAATCTTTCGGGGCAGTCTGCAGAGTTTATAGTAAAGAACTTTAATAGCATAACTCCAGAAAATGCCATGAAAATGGGACCAATCCACCCAGAAGAGAATAGATATTTTTGGGCAGAAGCCGACTCAATAGTAAGCTTTGCGCAACATCATAACCTAAAAGTTAGGGGACATAATCTCTGCTGGCATGAGCAAACTCCAAATTGGATGTTTAAAAATGCTGATGGATCTGAAGTGAGTAAAGAGGTTTTATTAAGGCGTTTAAAAGACCATATAAACACGGTTGTTAAACGTTATAAAGGTAAAATTTATGTTTGGGATGTTGTAAATGAAGCTATTGATGATGACAGTACCAAATATTTGCGAAACTCTCAGTGGTATAAAATATGTGGTGAGGATTTCATCATTAAAGCATTTGAATATGCTCACGAAGCAGATCCCGAGGCAAAACTTTTTTATAACGATTATAATACTGAAAGACCAGAGAAAACAGAAAGAGTTTACAGATTAGTAAAATCTTTGGTAGATAAAAAAGTCCCTATCCATGGCGTAGGCTTACAGGGGCACTGGTCTATTTTCGAGCCCTCAGAGCAAGAATTAAGAAACACTATTAATAAGTTTAGTTCTTTAGGTTTAGAGGTACAAATAACAGAATTAGATATGTCTGTTTATAGATGGGAGAAAGAAAGAAGGCCAAAAAGACCAGATGAGTCTGATGAATACACAGCAGAATTACAACAAAAGCAAGCAGAACAGTATCAAAAGGTTTTTCAAATTTTTAGAGATAATAAAGATAAGGTTACGAGTGTAACGTTCTGGAATATTTCTGATAGATATACTTGGCTAGATAATTACCCTGTACCAGGGCGTAAGAATTATCCACTATTATTTGACACTAATTTTCAACCTAAACAAGCATACTGGAGCGTGGTAAATTTTAAATAA
- a CDS encoding glycoside hydrolase family 43 protein, producing MKQKKWMIALSLALLSTAAFSQSKSENAPIFTQATYQGDDQIYKDNPLKPGEFYNPILQGCYPDPAITRKGDDYYLVVSSFAMFPGVPIFHSKDLVNWKQIGHVLDRVSQLDVHDTGISMGVYAPGITYNKNNDTFYMITTAFAGGLGNFVVKTKDPMKGWSDPIKLRFDGIDPSIFFDDDGKGYVVHNDAPAKGQELYNGHRVIKVWDYDVEKDQVVPGSDKMIVNGGVDLSKKPIWIEAPHLYKKDGRYFLMCAEGGTGGWHSEVVFVSNSPKGPFIPAGSNPILSQRYLPRDRKNKVDWAGHADLVLGPDNKYYGVFLGIRPNEKDRVNIGRETFILPVDWSGDFPVFENGLVPMEPKLKTPQSVENKTASKEFFPNGNFTYNENFTGSSLDFRWIGLRGPREDFITLTKKGLLIKPFETNVNELKPTSTLFYRQQHNTFSFSTTVDFKPQSEKNLAGIVCLQNEKFNYVFGITTNGKDRYLVLQRTEKGKSIILSSEKISAKGVVNLKVSAKGDQYQFSYSVDNINWINSGTVVSGDILSTNMAGGFTGCLIGLYATASNDAFPKLN from the coding sequence ATGAAACAAAAAAAATGGATGATTGCATTATCGCTAGCTTTGCTTAGTACAGCTGCCTTTAGTCAATCTAAATCAGAAAATGCTCCTATTTTTACGCAAGCAACCTATCAAGGAGATGATCAAATTTATAAAGATAACCCGCTTAAACCAGGCGAGTTTTATAATCCAATTTTGCAAGGTTGCTATCCTGATCCGGCGATTACACGTAAAGGCGATGATTATTACTTGGTAGTATCGTCATTTGCAATGTTTCCAGGAGTGCCTATTTTTCATTCAAAAGATTTAGTAAACTGGAAACAAATTGGTCATGTTTTAGACAGAGTTTCACAGTTAGACGTTCACGATACCGGGATAAGTATGGGGGTTTATGCTCCAGGAATTACTTACAATAAAAATAATGATACTTTTTATATGATTACCACTGCTTTTGCGGGTGGTTTAGGGAATTTTGTAGTAAAAACTAAAGATCCTATGAAAGGATGGAGCGATCCAATTAAATTAAGATTTGATGGAATTGATCCCTCTATTTTCTTTGATGATGATGGGAAAGGTTATGTTGTGCATAATGATGCACCGGCTAAAGGACAGGAGCTATATAATGGTCATAGAGTGATTAAAGTTTGGGATTATGATGTAGAAAAAGATCAAGTTGTTCCCGGTTCTGATAAAATGATTGTAAATGGTGGAGTTGATTTATCAAAAAAACCAATCTGGATAGAAGCACCTCATTTGTATAAAAAAGATGGTCGTTACTTTTTAATGTGTGCAGAAGGGGGGACAGGTGGTTGGCATAGTGAAGTTGTTTTTGTAAGTAATAGCCCTAAAGGCCCATTTATACCAGCCGGAAGTAATCCAATTTTAAGCCAAAGATATTTACCAAGAGACCGTAAAAATAAAGTAGATTGGGCTGGGCATGCTGATTTAGTTTTAGGTCCAGATAACAAATACTATGGCGTATTTTTAGGAATTAGACCAAATGAAAAAGACCGAGTTAATATTGGTAGAGAAACTTTTATTTTACCGGTTGATTGGTCGGGAGATTTTCCTGTATTTGAAAATGGACTTGTTCCAATGGAACCCAAATTAAAAACTCCACAAAGTGTTGAGAATAAAACAGCAAGTAAGGAATTTTTTCCAAATGGTAACTTCACCTATAATGAAAACTTTACTGGAAGCTCCTTAGATTTTAGATGGATTGGTTTAAGAGGTCCTAGAGAAGATTTTATCACATTAACAAAAAAAGGATTGCTAATTAAACCTTTTGAAACCAATGTTAACGAGTTAAAACCTACTTCAACATTGTTTTATCGTCAACAACATAATACTTTTTCTTTTTCTACCACAGTAGATTTTAAACCTCAATCAGAAAAAAATCTAGCTGGAATTGTTTGTTTACAAAACGAAAAATTTAATTATGTATTTGGAATTACTACAAATGGAAAAGATAGATACTTAGTGCTTCAAAGAACTGAAAAAGGAAAATCTATCATATTAAGCAGTGAAAAAATTAGCGCAAAGGGAGTAGTAAATCTTAAAGTAAGTGCAAAAGGAGATCAATATCAATTTAGTTACTCTGTTGATAATATCAATTGGATTAATTCTGGAACAGTAGTTTCTGGAGATATACTTTCAACAAATATGGCTGGCGGATTTACTGGCTGTTTAATTGGTTTATATGCAACTGCATCAAATGATGCTTTTCCAAAACTTAATTGA